The Deltaproteobacteria bacterium genome includes a region encoding these proteins:
- the lexA gene encoding repressor LexA, which produces MQALTIRQRQIWEYLRNYLLENGYPPSFREVAGHFKINLGTAQDHLKALVRKGYLKREPHRSRGVSLVRSSGPLRTIPLYGAVPAGRPLLIEEDAEDYVTLPEGWAKGEEVFLLRVRGESMSPYILPGDQVIVRRQEQISVGEIGVFRLENEVTLKRYYQSENRVILKGDNPEIEPLIMDQEALSAFSILGKVIGIYRSLNS; this is translated from the coding sequence AATCTGGGAATATCTCCGTAACTACTTATTAGAAAACGGTTATCCACCTTCTTTTCGGGAAGTGGCCGGTCATTTCAAGATCAACCTGGGTACTGCCCAGGATCATCTGAAGGCCCTGGTCCGCAAAGGATATTTAAAGCGGGAGCCTCATCGTTCCCGGGGGGTGAGTCTGGTCCGGTCTTCCGGACCGTTGCGGACCATCCCGCTTTATGGGGCCGTCCCGGCCGGAAGGCCTCTTTTAATCGAAGAGGATGCAGAGGATTATGTAACCCTTCCCGAGGGCTGGGCCAAAGGCGAAGAAGTTTTCCTGCTCCGGGTTCGCGGGGAAAGCATGAGCCCTTATATCCTCCCCGGAGACCAGGTCATCGTTCGCCGCCAGGAACAAATATCTGTCGGCGAGATCGGGGTATTCCGCCTGGAAAATGAAGTAACCCTGAAACGGTACTACCAGTCAGAAAACCGGGTGATCTTAAAGGGGGACAATCCGGAGATAGAACCCCTGATCATGGACCAAGAGGCTCTCTCCGCGTTTTCGATCCTGGGGAAAGTCATCGGGATTTACCGGTCTCTGAATAGCTGA